AATGCGTCGACAAGAGCGCAGAAGCGCTAACAACGCACGGCCCGAATCGTCGGCGCGGTGCCCATGCGATATTGGGCATCATATGGAGCCGGAGCCCCATCATGCCAACGTCCATGCAAGCGGCGCTCATGGTCAAACCGGATCCCCTCGGTCGTTACCGTATACGCCTCGGCCCCTGTCTGAAATCCCTAATTTCGCCAGCATTCGGTTTCGAGCCCACGGTGCCAGGATTCGCTGGGCGCATTCTTATTCGGGGTGGCCACGGGAATGCGTTCATGCGTCATCCCTAAGGCCTGACATCCCGTGGCCCACGCTTGGGCCACAAATTGGGGCCCATTGTCGGTCCGAATGACCGGGACCGTCTTCCCCCAATCCGCTTGACGGGCTCGTACCGCGCCTTGCAAGGCGCGGAACGCCTGAACAGCGGGACAATGAGACCCAATATGGTAGGCGAGAATGGACCGAATCAAAGACATCGATGACGTGACAGAGGTAAAAAAAGCGATCTTCGCCGGCGATGTATCCGTATTTCAAATCCATTTCCCCCAGTGGACTGGGGCCCGTGACCACGCGATGGGCGGCGATGACGCGAGGCGGCCGGTTGTCGGGAGACCGCAAGCGTTGTCCCGGCAAGAGGCGATAGACCGTCTTTTTATTGATGATCAGGTCGTGCTCCCGACGGATCCCTGTGGTCCATTGGCGATAGCCATAGCATTGTCCCTCGCCGGCGGTAATCAACGCATTCGTTTATAATCGCCAACGGGTGCATGGAGCATGGGGATATCGGACTTCCCACGCCGTGCTGACCGAACAAGTCCTCGCCTCACCATCCTTGGGGGCCTGACCAAAGTCTCCGCTGTCCTCCCCCAAGGATGGAACCGATTCCACTGGTTTCCTATGGCCACGAGTTTTTGGTGTCCATGCTATGGACGCAAGTCCATGCGATCGGTATGTTCTAAATGTGCATTTTCGTCTCATAACCCTGCTTGGGTTCTGGCGATCTGACGAACCCTTTCGAACACGTCATGAATTTCGAACGGACAGGCTACGGTTTCAGCCCACCAGCGTCCCTGAATGACCTTACTGTTACCCAATTCACTGGGAGGTTTTATTCCTGTGTTACGCCGGGTGAGGACCGCTTCAAAATTCTCGTCTGGGGATTCTCCCATAATGTATATGTTTAGGCTCTTAAGGCGGTCTCTTTGCTTCTCGAATTCCCTGTTACGATATCTGTTAGCTGCGCTAGTGGTCACGTATTGTGCCCTCTTCAATTCGGTCCATATATTCCCAGATCCGGGCTTTAAACTATCACCGTCGACGAGCATGATCCATGGAATTTTAAAGCCGTTCAGGTCCCTTATGGCTGATCCGGCGTTCGCTTTTCCCCCGAGGCTCAAAATTGTTAACCCCAGAGCCTCAGGGGGTTCGAGGTAAATTTTTTGATACCACTCCGGTAGAGCACCGAGTTCTGTGTCACCATCGACGAGTAGTACCGCCGTACTAAATAACAAAGCGGGCCAATTCGGGGAGCGTCCCCAGCGGTCTTGACGTTGGTAGACCATCTTTTGGGTATCTCTTTGGGTTCTTCGCGAGGTGCCGTGGATTGCCGATTTTGGGAGTTGCATAATTTCGGTGCATTGTGTGGAAGAATGGCGATAGACACGGCGAACAGTATGTGGGTGGGAGGGCTCGATAAGATACGGCGAATGCGTAATGAGGATGATTTGTGGAGGAAAAGGTTTCGTAGCACGGTCTTCCAATAACTTCCGAAGTCGAATCAACGCCTGAGGATGTAAAGACCGACCTGGCTCGTCTAAGAGTAGTACATGTGCATTGGAACTAGTTAACGCAGCACTAAGGTATGCGATCTCGACGGAACCTGATCCACTCCAATGAACAGGAAAACTGTGGATTCCATCTCCCGTTTGCACGAGCGTAATGTTAACTTCTGCATGGTCACGGTTACTCAAGGGTTCCATCGTGACGTCAAGGTCATGGGTGGAAAGAGTTTTGAACGTCTCTTGAATGCGACTGAAGCGGTCTCTCTCAGGGTCTCGGCCTATCTTGAGCGCCAGCAAATACGGTCCAATATGACGACTCGCAAGATTCTTTGTGTGACACCACCATTCCGATTCAGAATATCTTTGTTTGGGTGGACTCAAAAGGTCTTCGGTTATAATACATCGCCTCAACAAGTAAGCCAGCACGCGTTCAAATGTTGGGTTACCGTTAGGTTCGACCTCAAGTTCGCGCAAAAATTTCTGCCATGGTGGGTACGCTGTCGCTACATCGTCGTTCCTAAGGCCTGTGTTAACAATCTGATTAGACCCTGCAGATACTAATGTTTGAACCGTGCTCCAGAGAGATTTCCAATCGAGTGACAAAGTGAGATTTTGGAGGTTTTTGTCTCCTTGCAGCATTTTTAAAAGGATCGTTTGAGTTTTTTCTGGTAGACATTTAATCCAAACGCTAGCTAATGAGGGATTGCTGTAACTCGAGAGTTGAGTCGGAACTGTTTGGCAAAGGCCGGCATACGGGTTTAAGAGATGTACCCACTGTCCCTCTGCAACCTTCGGACGGTAATAGATAACCGTATCCCGCAAACCGGTTTGTTGGCAGCCTAACGTACCGGACCATGCCGACTGGTATATTTTCCCCGAGGCTGATTGAAATAATATGTCAACAAATTTCATCCAACCCGGCAAGGTACCAGTCAGATTTTCAGTAGGCTTCAATGCCCGCCAGATCTCCTCACGATTAGCCAGGGCCATTTGAAAATAGGTAGCGATTACTTGACCTTCAGAAGGTTCAGTCCACTCCACATCGATTTCAATTCGACTAGGGCGATCAGGATTGCG
The Sulfobacillus thermosulfidooxidans DNA segment above includes these coding regions:
- a CDS encoding DDE-type integrase/transposase/recombinase, which codes for MSLIRSILAYHIGSHCPAVQAFRALQGAVRARQADWGKTVPVIRTDNGPQFVAQAWATGCQALGMTHERIPVATPNKNAPSESWHRGLETECWRN
- a CDS encoding AAA family ATPase, whose translation is MRLRGFRAENLLSFDNLAVDFSSPRPTILVGPNGVGKTNLFRLIDTLLGLVTHEERLRGAEPVDWRERLDAWKRNPDRPSRIEIDVEWTEPSEGQVIATYFQMALANREEIWRALKPTENLTGTLPGWMKFVDILFQSASGKIYQSAWSGTLGCQQTGLRDTVIYYRPKVAEGQWVHLLNPYAGLCQTVPTQLSSYSNPSLASVWIKCLPEKTQTILLKMLQGDKNLQNLTLSLDWKSLWSTVQTLVSAGSNQIVNTGLRNDDVATAYPPWQKFLRELEVEPNGNPTFERVLAYLLRRCIITEDLLSPPKQRYSESEWWCHTKNLASRHIGPYLLALKIGRDPERDRFSRIQETFKTLSTHDLDVTMEPLSNRDHAEVNITLVQTGDGIHSFPVHWSGSGSVEIAYLSAALTSSNAHVLLLDEPGRSLHPQALIRLRKLLEDRATKPFPPQIILITHSPYLIEPSHPHTVRRVYRHSSTQCTEIMQLPKSAIHGTSRRTQRDTQKMVYQRQDRWGRSPNWPALLFSTAVLLVDGDTELGALPEWYQKIYLEPPEALGLTILSLGGKANAGSAIRDLNGFKIPWIMLVDGDSLKPGSGNIWTELKRAQYVTTSAANRYRNREFEKQRDRLKSLNIYIMGESPDENFEAVLTRRNTGIKPPSELGNSKVIQGRWWAETVACPFEIHDVFERVRQIARTQAGL